One region of Brassica napus cultivar Da-Ae chromosome A10, Da-Ae, whole genome shotgun sequence genomic DNA includes:
- the LOC106419447 gene encoding peroxisome biogenesis protein 1 isoform X2, with translation MLRVQDTTRSAFHEADVKGFDVRVALTSVAYIHPETAEKYSLESLQMISVSPRIPLKGSVKKDEDLNKKNSDASKVVENDSHSSKKEPRRAILRLVFSDLAAKGHLMMVESLRLYLGAGLHSWVHLRGCNVNVHKEVPAFSLSPCIFKISEKENVLDRGTDMLGNPNSNRRSSHPASGLTTNVDVVDWSVHEKVVTALLSEGLHIEGEQDNAYQLKNKKGLKCLTRLWSLAQRDAIASVTGIDVSSLILGRETLFHFEVGGLESYKSRDGQPSVVDLLEIRKDKIVPLEILYVMTVSDESSLRDKFVAYELTLDRSEKKDNVVHIEPMLEKMNLGEPIFFSSAKERHCNKGVSPDVSSLAWMGSVVSDVIKRMTVLLSPTAGMWFSKFSVPSPGHILIYGPPGSGKTILARGAAKYLEEQKDLLAHVILVSCSALAMEKVQHIRQTLSSVIAEGLEHAPSVIILDDLDSIISSSSDNEGTQASNAITMLTKFLTDVIDDYGEYRNTSCGIGPLAFVASVQSLEQIPQTLSSSGRFDFHVQLAAPATSERGAILKHEIQKRLLECSEDILLELAAKCEGYDAYDLEILVDRAVHAAIGRHLPCESNVSKYTLVKEDFTRAMHEFVPVAMRDITKSASEGGRSGWEDVGGVTDVKNAIKEMIELPSRFPKIFAKSPLRLRSNVLLYGPPGCGKTHIVGAAAAACSLRFISVKGPELLNKYIGASEQSVRDIFAKAAAAAPCILFFDEFDSIAPKRGHDNTGVTDRVVNQFLTELDGVEVLTGVFVFAATSRPDLLDPALLRPGRLDRLLMCDFPSPPERLEILTVLSRKLPMADDVDLDPIAAMTEGFSGADLQALLSDAQLAAVHEFLSKEDRTEPGTTPMITDPLLKSIASKTKPSVSEAEKQKLYDIYSQFLDSRKSSREAKGKRATLA, from the exons ATGTTACGTGTACAAGATACCACTAGATCAGCGTTTCATGAAGCTGATGTCAAAGGATTTGATGTAAGGGTAGCCCTTACTTCTGTTGCCTATATTCATCCAGAAACTGCCGAGAAATACTCGCTAGAATCTCTTCAGATGATTTCTGTATCCCCAAGAATACCTTTGAAAGGTAGTGTGAAGAAAGACGAagatttaaataagaaaaacagCGATGCTTCAAAGGTGGTTGAGAATGATAGTCACAGCTCGAAGAAAGAGCCCCGTCGAGCAATTCTTCGTCTTGTATTTTCGGATTTAGCTGCCAAAGGACATTTAATGATGGTGGAGTCTCTTCGTCTCTATCTAGGAGCAGGCCTTCACTCAT GGGTTCACTTAAGGGGATGCAATGTCAACGTGCACAAAGAAGTTCCTGCTTTTTCACTTTCTCCGTGCATCTTTAAGATTTCTGAAAAGGAAAACGTGCTTGATAGAGGTACGGATATGCTTGGCAATCCAAATTCTAATAGAAGAAGCAGCCATCCAGCTTCTGGATTGACCACCAATGTGGATGTTGTGGACTGGTCTGTGCACGAGAAGGTTGTTACGGCTCTTTTATCTGAGGGTTTACATATTGAAGGAGAACAGGACAATGCCTATCAACTTAAGAATAAGAAAGGACTGAAATGCCTTACTCGCCTGTGGTCATTGGCACAGCGTGATGCTATTGCGTCAGTCACAGGAATTGATGTTAGTTCGTTGATTTTAGGAAGGGAAACTTTGTTCCATTTTGAAGTGGGAGGCCTCGAATCTTATAAGTCAAGAGACGGGCAGCCTTCTGTTGTTGATCTTCTGGAAATTAGGAAGGACAAAATTGTTCCTTTAGAAATTTTGTACGTAATGACAGTCTCTGACGAGTCTTCGCTTCGTGATAAATTCGTTGCGTATGAGCTTACCTTGGATAGAAGTGAGAAGAAGGACAATGTGGTTCATATTGAGCCAATGCTTGAGAAAATGAATCTTGGCGAACCTATATTTTTCTCGTCTGCTAAAGAAAGACACTGCAATAAAGGTGTTTCCCCGGATGTATCTTCCTTAGCGTGGATGGGCTCAGTTGTGTCGGATGTTATCAAGA GGATGACCGTATTATTGTCTCCGACAGCTGGAATGTGGTTTAGCAAATTCAGTGTTCCTTCACCTGGACATATTCTCATATATGGGCCTCCT GGTTCAGGAAAGACAATATTAGCAAGAGGTGCTGCAAAGTACCTTGAGGAACAAAAAGACTTGTTGGCACATGT GATTCTGGTATCCTGTTCTGCACTTGCCATGGAGAAGGTTCAACACATCCGTCAAACCCTTTCTAGTGTAATAGCTGAAGGCTTGGAACATGCACCATCCGTCATCATTTTGGATGATCTTGATAGCATTATCTCATCATCTTCAGATAACGAAGGAACTCAAGCTTCGAATGCGATTACTATGCTTACAAAATTCCTAACAGATGTTATAGATGATTATGGG GAGTACAGGAATACCTCTTGTGGAATTGGCCCACTTGCATTTGTTGCTTCTGTCCAGTCTCTAGAACAAATTCCACAGACATTGAGTTCATCAG GAAGATTTGACTTTCATGTGCAACTGGCTGCTCCTGCTACTTCTGAACGTGGGGCGATACTGAAGCATGAAATACAAAAACGCCTTTTAGAGTGTTCGGAAGATATATTGCTCGAGTTAGCTGCAAAATGTGAAGGATATGATGCGTATGACCTG GAAATATTGGTTGATAGAGCTGTTCATGCTGCCATTGGCCGACATCTACCTTGTGAATCCAATGTATCCAAATATACTCTGGTCAAAGAAGACTTTACGCGAGCTATGCATGAATTTGTGCCTGTTGCCATGCGTGACATCACAAAATCTGCTTCGGAAGGTGGTCGCTCGGGGTGGGAAGATGTTGGAGGTGTGACTGATGTTAAAAATGCTATCAAAGAG ATGATTGAGTTGCCATCCAGATTTCCGAAAATCTTTGCAAAGTCTCCTCTGCGTTTGAGATCAAATGTTCTCTTGTATGGCCCACCTGGTTGTGGGAAGACACACATAGTTGGTGCAGCTGCAGCAGCGTGTTCCCTACGGTTTATCTCAGTGAAGGGGCCTGAGCTCTTAAACAAATACATTGGTGCTTCTGAACAATCT GTCCGTGATATATTTGCAAAGGCAGCAGCCGCAGCACCATGCATACTCTTTTTCGATGAATTTGATTCAATTGCTCCCAAGAGAGGACATGACAACACCGGGGTTACTGATCGAGTTGTTAATCAA TTCTTGACAGAGCTGGATGGAGTTGAAGTTCTAACCGGGGTCTTTGTATTTGCTGCTACAAG TAGGCCAGATCTGCTTGATCCTGCGCTACTGAGGCCTGGCCGGCTTGATCGTCTTCTTATGTGTGACTTTCCATCCCCACCAGAGCGATTAGAGATTCTCACAGTTCTCTCTAGAAAG CTTCCGATGGCTGATGATGTTGACCTAGATCCTATAGCTGCGATGACTGAAGGCTTTAGTGGAGCTGATCTTCAAGCTCTTCTCTCAGATGCGCAACTTGCAGCTGTTCACGAGTTTCTGAGCAAAGAAGATAGAACAGAGCCTGGAACGACTCCAATGATAACTGATCCTCTTCTGAAGTCGATCGCTTCCAAAACTAAACCATCGGTTTCTGAAGCCGAGAAGCAAAAGCTTTATGACATTTATAGTCAGTTTCTGGATTCAAGAAAATCG TCAAGAGAAGCAAAGGGCAAAAGAGCAACCTTAGCGTAA
- the LOC106419334 gene encoding uncharacterized protein LOC106419334 isoform X1, whose translation MKKKRCLQLWSSATEENAEAERQPTNYDRVRSRSQDNYEGVQGESEVPVVVYNVGECMQELIKLWKEYESSQPDKSGEFASNGPTLEVQIPAEYVTATNRRVRGGQLWGTDIYTDDSDLVAVLMHTGYCRPTSSPPPPTLQELRATIRVLPSQDYYTSKLRNNVRSRSWGAGIGCSYKVERCYILKKGGGTIELEPSLTHSSEPTLAPMAVDKSMTTRAAASNGQRQQRFVREVTIQYNLCNEPWIKYSISAVADKGLKKPLFTSARLKKGEVLYLETHSSRYELCFAGEKTMKAFQASQQQPSSSEEAKEMDNNNNSVMFSLNVFRWLRWRKPLPHVTTDGEKTDTDSDNSVIDVFRWSRCKKPLPQKLMRSIGFPLPPDHVEVLEENLDWEDVQWSQTGVWIAGKEYTLARVHFLAPS comes from the exons atgaaaaagaaaagatgcCTCCAGTTATGGAGTTCAGCAACGGAAGAGAATGCTGAGGCCGAGAGACAGCCAACAAACTACGACCGTGTCCGTTCACGGAGTCAGGACAACTACGAAGG GGTACAAG GCGAATCAGAGGTTCCGGTTGTTGTTTACAACGTTGGGGAATGTATGCAAGAACTGATTAAATTGTGGAAGGAATATGAATCTTCTCAGCCTGACAAAAGTGGTGAGTTCGCAAGTAATGGCCCCACTCTTGAAGTTCAGATTCCAGCTGAGTATGTTACTGCTACTAACCGCCGA GTAAGAGGTGGCCAGCTATGGGGAACAGACATATACACAGATGATTCAGATCTTGTTGCTG TTCTCATGCATACAGGTTATTGTCGTCCTACATCTTCCCCTCCTCCACCGACATTGCAAGAGTTGCGTGCTACCATTAGAGTCTTGCCGTCACAAGATT acTATACCTCCAAGCTAAGGAACAATGTCCGCTCTCGATCATGGGGAGCTGGAATCGGATGCAGTTACAAAGTTGAGCGGTGCTATATACTTAAG AAAGGAGGTGGAACTATAGAACTGGAACCCTCTCTTACACACTCCTCAGAGCCAACACTTGCACCAATGGCTGTTGATAAGTCTATGACCACCAGAGCTGCAGCTTCG AATGGTCAGCGGCAACAAAGGTTTGTTCGAGAAGTAACAATACAATACAACCTCTGCAATGAACCTTG GATCAAATATAGCATAAGCGCTGTGGCCGATAAGGGTCTGAAAAAGCCTCTTTTCACCTCTGCTCGCTTGAAGAAAGGAGAAGTTTTGTACCTTGAAACACATTCATCCAG GTATGAGCTCTGTTTCGCTGGAGAGAAGACTATGAAAGCATTCCAAGCCTCCCAACAACAACCCTCATCATCCGAAGAAGCTAAGGAGATGGATAACAATAACAACTCTGTCATGTTTTCCTTAAACGTTTTCCGTTGGTTACGATGGAGGAAACCTCTCCCTCATGTGACAACAGACGGTGAAAAAACAGATACAGATTCAGACAACAGTGTAATTGATGTTTTCCGTTGGTCACGATGTAAGAAACCTCTCCCGCAGAAGCTTATGCGGTCTATCGGGTTTCCACTCCCACCTGATCATGTCGAG GTGTTGGAGGAGAATCTGGATTGGGAAGATGTACAATGGTCACAGACTGGTGTTTGGATTGCTGGGAAAGAGTACACACTTGCACGTGTTCATTTCTTGGCTCCCAGctga
- the LOC106419237 gene encoding GDSL esterase/lipase At5g08460, with amino-acid sequence MRKSFTIQSLAFVPLFVVVVHAVVIAAEDENEAMFPAMFVFGDSLVDNGNNNRLNSLARSNYLPYGIDFDGGQPTGRFSNGKTIVDFIGELLGLPDIPAFMETMDGGVDVLRGVNYASAAGGILEETGRHLGERFSMRRQVENFDKTLMEISRGIGSSVTEYMAKSLVVVSLGNNDYINNYLKPSLFLTSSIYDPTSFADLLVSNFTSNLLELYDKGFRKFVLAGVGPLGCIPDQLAARAVPPGQCVEAVNEMAELFNNRLKSLVDRLNSDNKTGRDAIFVYGNTYGAAVDILTNPIDYGFEVTDRGCCGVGRNGGEITCLPLAVPCAFRDRHVFWDAFHPTEAFNLIIALRAFNGSKSDCYPINLLQMSRL; translated from the exons ATGAGGAAGTCTTTCACTATACAATCATTAGCATTTGTTCCATTGTTTGTAGTAGTGGTACATGCAGTAGTCATCGCAGCCGAAGATGAAAACGAGGCAATGTTTCCAGCGATGTTTGTGTTCGGAGACTCATTGGTGGACAACGGAAACAACAACCGCTTGAATTCGCTCGCTAGGTCCAACTATCTCCCATATGGCATCGATTTTGACGGCGGTCAACCCACCGGTCGATTCTCTAACGGCAAAACCATCGTCGATTTCATCG GAGAGTTGCTGGGGCTGCCGGACATACCAGCGTTTATGGAAACGATGGACGGAGGAGTTGATGTTCTCCGGGGAGTGAACTACGCATCGGCTGCCGGAGGAATCTTAGAAGAAACCGGTCGCCATCTC GGAGAGAGATTCAGCATGAGAAGACAAGTGGAGAACTTCGACAAGACATTAATGGAGATAAGTAGGGGAATAGGGTCATCAGTAACAGAGTATATGGCAAAGTCATTGGTGGTGGTTTCACTGGGGAACAATGACTACATTAACAATTACTTGAAACCATCGCTTTTCCTCACCAGCTCCATCTACGACCCTACTTCTTTCGCAGACCTCCTCGTCTCCAACTTCACCTCTAATCTCCTT GAACTATATGACAAGGGGTTTAGGAAATTCGTGTTAGCTGGTGTGGGTCCATTAGGTTGTATACCAGACCAGCTAGCCGCTCGGGCGGTTCCGCCGGGTCAATGTGTGGAGGCGGTCAATGAGATGGCTGAGCTTTTCAACAACCGTCTCAAGTCGCTGGTGGATCGTCTCAACTCCGACAACAAAACCGGCCGCGACGCCATCTTTGTCTATGGCAATACCTATGGAGCCGCGGTGGATATACTCACCAACCCCATTGATTACG GATTCGAAGTGACGGATAGAGGGTGTTGTGGAGTAGGGAGAAACGGGGGAGAAATTACGTGTCTGCCACTAGCTGTGCCATGTGCATTCAGAGATCGACACGTGTTCTGGGATGCTTTTCATCCTACAGAAGCTTTTAATCTCATCATTGCTCTCAGAGCGTTTAATGGCTCCAAATCCGACTGTTACCCCATTAATCTACTTCAAATGTCTCGTCTCTAA
- the LOC106419447 gene encoding peroxisome biogenesis protein 1 isoform X1, with translation METEAVVRTVAGVDCFVSLPRQILHVLQSTSSSLLPPLLPVELRSGDRRWPVAWSGSSSSSSAIEVARVFAESISLPDGTVVQVRVLSNVPKATLVTVEPETEDDWEVLELNAELAEAAILSQVRILHEAMKFPLWLHDRTVIRFAVVSTFPPKGVVQLVAGTEVAVAPKRRERNLNAKKGLDASSKDVKIMLRVQDTTRSAFHEADVKGFDVRVALTSVAYIHPETAEKYSLESLQMISVSPRIPLKGSVKKDEDLNKKNSDASKVVENDSHSSKKEPRRAILRLVFSDLAAKGHLMMVESLRLYLGAGLHSWVHLRGCNVNVHKEVPAFSLSPCIFKISEKENVLDRGTDMLGNPNSNRRSSHPASGLTTNVDVVDWSVHEKVVTALLSEGLHIEGEQDNAYQLKNKKGLKCLTRLWSLAQRDAIASVTGIDVSSLILGRETLFHFEVGGLESYKSRDGQPSVVDLLEIRKDKIVPLEILYVMTVSDESSLRDKFVAYELTLDRSEKKDNVVHIEPMLEKMNLGEPIFFSSAKERHCNKGVSPDVSSLAWMGSVVSDVIKRMTVLLSPTAGMWFSKFSVPSPGHILIYGPPGSGKTILARGAAKYLEEQKDLLAHVILVSCSALAMEKVQHIRQTLSSVIAEGLEHAPSVIILDDLDSIISSSSDNEGTQASNAITMLTKFLTDVIDDYGEYRNTSCGIGPLAFVASVQSLEQIPQTLSSSGRFDFHVQLAAPATSERGAILKHEIQKRLLECSEDILLELAAKCEGYDAYDLEILVDRAVHAAIGRHLPCESNVSKYTLVKEDFTRAMHEFVPVAMRDITKSASEGGRSGWEDVGGVTDVKNAIKEMIELPSRFPKIFAKSPLRLRSNVLLYGPPGCGKTHIVGAAAAACSLRFISVKGPELLNKYIGASEQSVRDIFAKAAAAAPCILFFDEFDSIAPKRGHDNTGVTDRVVNQFLTELDGVEVLTGVFVFAATSRPDLLDPALLRPGRLDRLLMCDFPSPPERLEILTVLSRKLPMADDVDLDPIAAMTEGFSGADLQALLSDAQLAAVHEFLSKEDRTEPGTTPMITDPLLKSIASKTKPSVSEAEKQKLYDIYSQFLDSRKSSREAKGKRATLA, from the exons ATGGAAACAGAAGCGGTGGTTCGAACCGTCGCCGGCGTCGACTGTTTCGTCTCACTACCTCGTCAGATACTCCACGTGCTTCAGTCCACGAGCTCGTCTCTTCTCCCTCCGCTTCTCCCTGTCGAGCTCCGCTCCGGTGATCGTCGTTGGCCTGTTGCTTGGTCCGGCTCTAGCTCATCCTCTTCTGCGATCGAG GTTGCTAGAGTGTTTGCGGAAAGCATCTCGTTGCCGGATGGTACAGTGGTTCAGGTTCGAGTTCTCTCTAATGTGCCGAAGGCTACTCTAGTAACAGTTGAACCAGAGACTGAAGATGATTGGGAAGTTCTTGAGCTCAATGCAGAGCTTGCCGAGGCTGCTATACTTAGTCAG gtgagGATACTTCACGAGGCCATGAAGTTCCCTTTGTGGTTGCATGACCGAACTGTGATAAGATTTGCTGTGGTTTCAACATTTCCACCAAAAGGGGTGG TACAACTTGTGGCAGGAACTGAAGTAGCTGTGGCTCCTAAGAGACGTGAAAGGAATCTCAACGCGAAAAAGGGTCTTGATGCTTCGAGTAAAGATGTGAAAATCATGTTACGTGTACAAGATACCACTAGATCAGCGTTTCATGAAGCTGATGTCAAAGGATTTGATGTAAGGGTAGCCCTTACTTCTGTTGCCTATATTCATCCAGAAACTGCCGAGAAATACTCGCTAGAATCTCTTCAGATGATTTCTGTATCCCCAAGAATACCTTTGAAAGGTAGTGTGAAGAAAGACGAagatttaaataagaaaaacagCGATGCTTCAAAGGTGGTTGAGAATGATAGTCACAGCTCGAAGAAAGAGCCCCGTCGAGCAATTCTTCGTCTTGTATTTTCGGATTTAGCTGCCAAAGGACATTTAATGATGGTGGAGTCTCTTCGTCTCTATCTAGGAGCAGGCCTTCACTCAT GGGTTCACTTAAGGGGATGCAATGTCAACGTGCACAAAGAAGTTCCTGCTTTTTCACTTTCTCCGTGCATCTTTAAGATTTCTGAAAAGGAAAACGTGCTTGATAGAGGTACGGATATGCTTGGCAATCCAAATTCTAATAGAAGAAGCAGCCATCCAGCTTCTGGATTGACCACCAATGTGGATGTTGTGGACTGGTCTGTGCACGAGAAGGTTGTTACGGCTCTTTTATCTGAGGGTTTACATATTGAAGGAGAACAGGACAATGCCTATCAACTTAAGAATAAGAAAGGACTGAAATGCCTTACTCGCCTGTGGTCATTGGCACAGCGTGATGCTATTGCGTCAGTCACAGGAATTGATGTTAGTTCGTTGATTTTAGGAAGGGAAACTTTGTTCCATTTTGAAGTGGGAGGCCTCGAATCTTATAAGTCAAGAGACGGGCAGCCTTCTGTTGTTGATCTTCTGGAAATTAGGAAGGACAAAATTGTTCCTTTAGAAATTTTGTACGTAATGACAGTCTCTGACGAGTCTTCGCTTCGTGATAAATTCGTTGCGTATGAGCTTACCTTGGATAGAAGTGAGAAGAAGGACAATGTGGTTCATATTGAGCCAATGCTTGAGAAAATGAATCTTGGCGAACCTATATTTTTCTCGTCTGCTAAAGAAAGACACTGCAATAAAGGTGTTTCCCCGGATGTATCTTCCTTAGCGTGGATGGGCTCAGTTGTGTCGGATGTTATCAAGA GGATGACCGTATTATTGTCTCCGACAGCTGGAATGTGGTTTAGCAAATTCAGTGTTCCTTCACCTGGACATATTCTCATATATGGGCCTCCT GGTTCAGGAAAGACAATATTAGCAAGAGGTGCTGCAAAGTACCTTGAGGAACAAAAAGACTTGTTGGCACATGT GATTCTGGTATCCTGTTCTGCACTTGCCATGGAGAAGGTTCAACACATCCGTCAAACCCTTTCTAGTGTAATAGCTGAAGGCTTGGAACATGCACCATCCGTCATCATTTTGGATGATCTTGATAGCATTATCTCATCATCTTCAGATAACGAAGGAACTCAAGCTTCGAATGCGATTACTATGCTTACAAAATTCCTAACAGATGTTATAGATGATTATGGG GAGTACAGGAATACCTCTTGTGGAATTGGCCCACTTGCATTTGTTGCTTCTGTCCAGTCTCTAGAACAAATTCCACAGACATTGAGTTCATCAG GAAGATTTGACTTTCATGTGCAACTGGCTGCTCCTGCTACTTCTGAACGTGGGGCGATACTGAAGCATGAAATACAAAAACGCCTTTTAGAGTGTTCGGAAGATATATTGCTCGAGTTAGCTGCAAAATGTGAAGGATATGATGCGTATGACCTG GAAATATTGGTTGATAGAGCTGTTCATGCTGCCATTGGCCGACATCTACCTTGTGAATCCAATGTATCCAAATATACTCTGGTCAAAGAAGACTTTACGCGAGCTATGCATGAATTTGTGCCTGTTGCCATGCGTGACATCACAAAATCTGCTTCGGAAGGTGGTCGCTCGGGGTGGGAAGATGTTGGAGGTGTGACTGATGTTAAAAATGCTATCAAAGAG ATGATTGAGTTGCCATCCAGATTTCCGAAAATCTTTGCAAAGTCTCCTCTGCGTTTGAGATCAAATGTTCTCTTGTATGGCCCACCTGGTTGTGGGAAGACACACATAGTTGGTGCAGCTGCAGCAGCGTGTTCCCTACGGTTTATCTCAGTGAAGGGGCCTGAGCTCTTAAACAAATACATTGGTGCTTCTGAACAATCT GTCCGTGATATATTTGCAAAGGCAGCAGCCGCAGCACCATGCATACTCTTTTTCGATGAATTTGATTCAATTGCTCCCAAGAGAGGACATGACAACACCGGGGTTACTGATCGAGTTGTTAATCAA TTCTTGACAGAGCTGGATGGAGTTGAAGTTCTAACCGGGGTCTTTGTATTTGCTGCTACAAG TAGGCCAGATCTGCTTGATCCTGCGCTACTGAGGCCTGGCCGGCTTGATCGTCTTCTTATGTGTGACTTTCCATCCCCACCAGAGCGATTAGAGATTCTCACAGTTCTCTCTAGAAAG CTTCCGATGGCTGATGATGTTGACCTAGATCCTATAGCTGCGATGACTGAAGGCTTTAGTGGAGCTGATCTTCAAGCTCTTCTCTCAGATGCGCAACTTGCAGCTGTTCACGAGTTTCTGAGCAAAGAAGATAGAACAGAGCCTGGAACGACTCCAATGATAACTGATCCTCTTCTGAAGTCGATCGCTTCCAAAACTAAACCATCGGTTTCTGAAGCCGAGAAGCAAAAGCTTTATGACATTTATAGTCAGTTTCTGGATTCAAGAAAATCG TCAAGAGAAGCAAAGGGCAAAAGAGCAACCTTAGCGTAA
- the LOC106419334 gene encoding uncharacterized protein LOC106419334 isoform X2, protein MVQGESEVPVVVYNVGECMQELIKLWKEYESSQPDKSGEFASNGPTLEVQIPAEYVTATNRRVRGGQLWGTDIYTDDSDLVAVLMHTGYCRPTSSPPPPTLQELRATIRVLPSQDYYTSKLRNNVRSRSWGAGIGCSYKVERCYILKKGGGTIELEPSLTHSSEPTLAPMAVDKSMTTRAAASNGQRQQRFVREVTIQYNLCNEPWIKYSISAVADKGLKKPLFTSARLKKGEVLYLETHSSRYELCFAGEKTMKAFQASQQQPSSSEEAKEMDNNNNSVMFSLNVFRWLRWRKPLPHVTTDGEKTDTDSDNSVIDVFRWSRCKKPLPQKLMRSIGFPLPPDHVEVLEENLDWEDVQWSQTGVWIAGKEYTLARVHFLAPS, encoded by the exons AT GGTACAAG GCGAATCAGAGGTTCCGGTTGTTGTTTACAACGTTGGGGAATGTATGCAAGAACTGATTAAATTGTGGAAGGAATATGAATCTTCTCAGCCTGACAAAAGTGGTGAGTTCGCAAGTAATGGCCCCACTCTTGAAGTTCAGATTCCAGCTGAGTATGTTACTGCTACTAACCGCCGA GTAAGAGGTGGCCAGCTATGGGGAACAGACATATACACAGATGATTCAGATCTTGTTGCTG TTCTCATGCATACAGGTTATTGTCGTCCTACATCTTCCCCTCCTCCACCGACATTGCAAGAGTTGCGTGCTACCATTAGAGTCTTGCCGTCACAAGATT acTATACCTCCAAGCTAAGGAACAATGTCCGCTCTCGATCATGGGGAGCTGGAATCGGATGCAGTTACAAAGTTGAGCGGTGCTATATACTTAAG AAAGGAGGTGGAACTATAGAACTGGAACCCTCTCTTACACACTCCTCAGAGCCAACACTTGCACCAATGGCTGTTGATAAGTCTATGACCACCAGAGCTGCAGCTTCG AATGGTCAGCGGCAACAAAGGTTTGTTCGAGAAGTAACAATACAATACAACCTCTGCAATGAACCTTG GATCAAATATAGCATAAGCGCTGTGGCCGATAAGGGTCTGAAAAAGCCTCTTTTCACCTCTGCTCGCTTGAAGAAAGGAGAAGTTTTGTACCTTGAAACACATTCATCCAG GTATGAGCTCTGTTTCGCTGGAGAGAAGACTATGAAAGCATTCCAAGCCTCCCAACAACAACCCTCATCATCCGAAGAAGCTAAGGAGATGGATAACAATAACAACTCTGTCATGTTTTCCTTAAACGTTTTCCGTTGGTTACGATGGAGGAAACCTCTCCCTCATGTGACAACAGACGGTGAAAAAACAGATACAGATTCAGACAACAGTGTAATTGATGTTTTCCGTTGGTCACGATGTAAGAAACCTCTCCCGCAGAAGCTTATGCGGTCTATCGGGTTTCCACTCCCACCTGATCATGTCGAG GTGTTGGAGGAGAATCTGGATTGGGAAGATGTACAATGGTCACAGACTGGTGTTTGGATTGCTGGGAAAGAGTACACACTTGCACGTGTTCATTTCTTGGCTCCCAGctga